From a region of the Fischerella sp. JS2 genome:
- a CDS encoding MBOAT family protein yields the protein MNFISILYGIFLLSVLLIYWLIAQQKLRMWTLLIASIAFYASLQIQYIPLLLALTYCNFRIGIALGKHNSSNQNSLALQFFDEESQLSQADWNSQRLKLLWLGISINVLLLLGFKYISPLYNFIYQTSTSSVVESLKLIAPLGISFFTFECISYLVDVYRGAPASNQFIQFASYKLFFAKLISGPITRFHNLTNQFAYLRFPTANLLAEGIWLIAQGSVKKGILADHLGIYVDLCFGNLQRAGSTDLWLAIFAYSFQLYLDFSGYVDIARGTALLFGLVLPENFDFPYFSTSIADFWRRWHITLGDWLRNYIYFPLGGSRQSLNRTCLNLMIVMLIAGIWHGAAFGFVIWGAFHGLALVIHRLTDAFSDRFEELEHFWHNPFGTLIAWLFTQLMVFTSWIWFRLPNLQDSSLVFKHLWGYPADAQFAQKVYVEALNISQYQLAILLGIIATCMTLVYFFHRQLKLQFNWPVKLLFVLPCFYAVWILAPEGSLPYIYFDF from the coding sequence ATGAATTTCATATCAATTTTATACGGAATATTTTTGCTGAGTGTGCTTTTGATTTACTGGTTAATAGCGCAACAAAAACTACGAATGTGGACGCTGTTGATTGCTAGTATTGCCTTTTACGCATCTTTGCAAATTCAGTATATCCCACTTTTACTTGCACTAACTTATTGTAATTTCCGTATAGGAATAGCTCTAGGTAAACATAATTCATCAAATCAAAATTCTTTGGCTCTGCAATTTTTTGATGAAGAATCGCAGTTATCTCAAGCTGATTGGAATAGTCAGCGTTTAAAATTATTATGGTTGGGTATTAGTATCAATGTTTTGCTACTTTTAGGTTTTAAATATATATCACCTTTATATAACTTTATTTATCAAACTTCTACAAGTTCAGTAGTTGAATCTTTAAAATTAATTGCACCGCTAGGAATCTCATTTTTTACATTTGAGTGTATTTCCTATTTAGTTGATGTTTATCGTGGCGCGCCTGCTAGTAATCAATTTATTCAATTTGCATCATACAAATTATTCTTTGCTAAATTGATTTCTGGTCCCATTACTCGCTTCCACAATCTCACTAATCAATTTGCTTACTTACGGTTTCCTACTGCCAATCTTTTAGCGGAAGGTATTTGGTTAATTGCTCAAGGAAGTGTCAAAAAGGGTATTTTAGCTGATCACTTGGGAATTTATGTAGATTTGTGTTTTGGCAATTTGCAACGGGCAGGTAGTACTGATTTATGGTTGGCAATATTTGCTTATAGTTTTCAGTTGTATTTAGATTTTAGTGGTTATGTAGATATCGCCCGTGGCACTGCCTTACTTTTCGGTTTGGTTCTACCAGAAAATTTTGACTTTCCTTATTTCAGCACCAGTATTGCTGATTTTTGGCGACGCTGGCACATCACACTAGGCGATTGGTTGCGTAATTATATTTATTTTCCTTTAGGTGGTTCTCGTCAGAGTTTAAATCGCACCTGCTTAAATTTAATGATTGTGATGCTAATCGCCGGAATTTGGCATGGTGCAGCATTCGGTTTTGTAATTTGGGGTGCGTTTCACGGCTTAGCTTTAGTTATACACAGACTTACTGATGCTTTTAGCGATCGCTTTGAGGAGTTAGAACATTTTTGGCACAATCCCTTCGGTACACTGATAGCTTGGTTATTTACACAACTAATGGTTTTTACCTCTTGGATTTGGTTTCGTCTACCAAATCTCCAAGATTCTTCCTTAGTGTTTAAACACCTTTGGGGTTATCCTGCTGACGCTCAATTTGCTCAAAAAGTTTATGTGGAAGCCCTCAATATTAGTCAATATCAATTAGCAATACTGTTAGGCATAATTG